The genomic region AAGGCACAGCTATGGTTCGTCGCAGTGTTCTGTTCGCACCGGGTGACAATACGGAGTTGATGCGGAAAGCGGCCGGTGGCGACGCCGATGTCGTCGTCTTCGACCTCGAGGATGCGGTTGCACCGGCGGATAAAGAGCAGGCACGTCAATCCGTTCAATCAGTACTCTCGGCTGTCAGTTCGGACAACCACATCTGCGTTCGCATCAATCCCGTAGGGGTCAGCGCCACAGCGGACCTCGCAGCGATACTGACGGATGCCAGCCCTGACAGTGTGATGCTCCCGAAGGCCAGTTCCGCCGAGGACATCTCGGCACTGGAACGGCTCCTCGATGAATACAGCGCGGATCTCCCGGTGCTTGGGCTAGTGGAATCGGCCGCCGGCGTCCTCAACGCGGCGGAGATTGCAGCCGCCGACCCGACCGATGCCCTGCTCTTTGGGGCCGAGGACCTTGCAGCCGACCTCGGTGCGAGTCGCACCAGCGATGGACGGGAGGTGCTCTATGCACGCCAGCGGGTCGTCGTTGCGGCCAGCGCCGCAGGAATCGATGCAATCGATACGATCTA from Haloarcula hispanica ATCC 33960 harbors:
- a CDS encoding HpcH/HpaI aldolase/citrate lyase family protein → MVRRSVLFAPGDNTELMRKAAGGDADVVVFDLEDAVAPADKEQARQSVQSVLSAVSSDNHICVRINPVGVSATADLAAILTDASPDSVMLPKASSAEDISALERLLDEYSADLPVLGLVESAAGVLNAAEIAAADPTDALLFGAEDLAADLGASRTSDGREVLYARQRVVVAASAAGIDAIDTIYPEYGDLDGLRDATEFAAQLGYDGKMAIHPDQVAVINDAFTPSDEEIAWAERIIAADEETDAGVFEVDGEMIDAPLIAQAERVLERAREAGQR